Proteins encoded together in one Thermomonospora curvata DSM 43183 window:
- the glpX gene encoding class II fructose-bisphosphatase yields MSAGSDGNSVSSPLVTEPAAPDRNLAMELVRVTEAAAMAAARWVGRGDKNGADGAAVNAMRQLINTVSMRGVVVIGEGEKDNAPMLYNGEEVGDGSGPECDVAVDPIDGTRLTSMGMPNAIAVIAVAARGSMYDPSAVFYMEKLVTGPEAADVVDIERPIADNIKAVARAKGSAVEDVTVVILDRPRHEGIVKEVREAGARIKFITDGDVAGAIMAAREGTGVDLLLGIGGTPEGIIAACAVKAMGGVIQGKLWPRDEAERRKATEAGHDLSRVLTTDDLVTSDDVFFAATGITDGELLGGVRFGKGKAITHSLVMRSRSGTIRKVESEHQLGKLRAYSAINFDQAV; encoded by the coding sequence ATGTCCGCTGGGTCCGATGGAAACTCCGTCTCCTCGCCGCTGGTCACCGAGCCCGCCGCGCCCGACCGCAACCTGGCCATGGAGCTGGTACGGGTGACCGAGGCGGCGGCCATGGCCGCCGCGCGCTGGGTCGGCCGGGGCGATAAGAACGGGGCCGACGGCGCGGCCGTCAACGCCATGCGCCAATTGATCAACACGGTGTCCATGCGGGGCGTGGTCGTCATCGGCGAGGGCGAAAAAGACAACGCCCCCATGCTCTACAACGGCGAGGAAGTGGGCGACGGCAGCGGCCCGGAGTGCGATGTGGCGGTGGACCCGATCGACGGCACCCGCCTGACCTCGATGGGCATGCCGAACGCCATCGCGGTGATCGCGGTGGCCGCCCGCGGCTCGATGTACGACCCCTCGGCGGTCTTCTACATGGAGAAGCTGGTCACCGGGCCGGAGGCGGCCGATGTGGTGGACATCGAGCGGCCGATCGCCGACAACATCAAGGCGGTGGCCCGGGCCAAGGGCTCGGCGGTGGAGGACGTCACCGTGGTGATCTTGGATCGGCCGCGGCACGAGGGGATCGTCAAGGAGGTCCGCGAGGCCGGCGCCCGGATCAAGTTCATCACCGACGGCGACGTGGCCGGGGCCATCATGGCGGCCCGCGAGGGCACCGGGGTGGACCTGCTGCTGGGCATCGGCGGCACCCCCGAGGGCATCATCGCCGCCTGCGCGGTCAAGGCGATGGGCGGGGTCATCCAGGGCAAGCTGTGGCCGCGCGATGAGGCCGAGCGGCGCAAGGCCACCGAGGCCGGGCACGACCTGTCGCGGGTGCTGACCACCGACGACCTGGTCACCTCCGACGATGTGTTCTTCGCCGCCACCGGCATCACCGACGGGGAGCTGCTGGGCGGGGTGCGTTTCGGCAAGGGCAAGGCGATCACGCACTCGCTGGTGATGCGCTCGCGCAGCGGCACCATCCGCAAGGTGGAGAGCGAGCACCAGCTGGGCAAGCTGCGCGCCTACAGCGCCATCAACTTCGACCAGGCGGTGTAG
- a CDS encoding DUF6542 domain-containing protein, which yields MTATASRGPSGDAAPASAGQAPARRGRAGRPARARRSGRPGRSAGAVTGRGGIVILFGLGLTGALAARWLDLELLAGLGFVAGCALAALTTRPADLLTLTVSPPLVFFVLTVVAETLTTLGQESLLRGVLVGVLTSLATGAPWLYGGSALVVLIAIPRGLPEQVRDLRRRLAGSRILQEDENADPVRWEESPRRTPPPHHGEVD from the coding sequence ATGACCGCTACGGCGTCGCGCGGCCCGTCCGGGGACGCAGCACCGGCGTCGGCGGGGCAGGCGCCGGCGCGCCGGGGCCGAGCCGGCCGGCCCGCCAGGGCGCGCCGGTCCGGCAGGCCGGGCCGGTCGGCGGGCGCGGTCACCGGCCGGGGCGGCATCGTCATCCTGTTCGGGCTGGGGCTGACCGGTGCGCTGGCCGCGCGCTGGCTGGACCTGGAGCTGCTGGCCGGGCTGGGGTTCGTGGCCGGCTGCGCGCTGGCCGCGCTGACCACCCGCCCGGCGGACCTGCTGACGTTGACGGTGAGCCCGCCGCTGGTGTTCTTCGTGCTCACCGTGGTCGCCGAGACGCTGACCACGCTCGGTCAGGAGTCCCTGCTGCGCGGGGTGCTGGTGGGCGTGCTCACCTCGCTGGCCACCGGCGCGCCCTGGCTGTATGGGGGCAGTGCGCTGGTGGTGCTCATCGCGATCCCGCGCGGGCTGCCGGAGCAAGTGCGCGACCTGCGCAGGCGCCTGGCGGGCAGCCGGATCCTGCAGGAGGACGAGAACGCCGACCCGGTCCGCTGGGAGGAGTCCCCGCGCCGCACCCCGCCGCCGCACCACGGCGAGGTCGACTGA
- the xseA gene encoding exodeoxyribonuclease VII large subunit gives MAMQTSAESPVPVRTVLNAVAGWIGRLGRIWVEGQITELNRRAGTVYLTLRDPVANMSVRVVGPRAVFEAAGPAVTGGARVVICAKPDFWVNRGAFSLSALEVRPVGVGELLARLERLKQVLAAEGLFRPERKRPLPFLPAVVGLICGRESDAEHDVLRNARRRWPAVRFRIEHAAVQGAQAVPEVLEALRRLDADPQVEVIVIARGGGSMEDLLPFSDEALVRAVAAARTPVVSAIGHEQDSPLLDLVADVRASTPTDAAKHIVPDVREQLRLIRQLRDRGRRCLAGRLERELAWLEAMRSRPALADPVREVERKAEQVEGLRERARRALAASLEREADHLAHTRARLRALSPAATLERGYAIVQRPDGTVLRAAAQAEPGEELLVRLAGGRLRATAVGPAD, from the coding sequence ATGGCGATGCAGACCTCGGCGGAGTCCCCGGTGCCGGTGCGGACCGTACTGAACGCGGTGGCCGGCTGGATCGGCAGGCTGGGCCGCATCTGGGTGGAGGGCCAGATCACCGAGCTCAACCGGCGGGCGGGCACCGTCTATCTGACGCTGCGCGACCCGGTGGCCAACATGTCGGTGCGGGTGGTCGGCCCCCGGGCGGTGTTCGAGGCGGCCGGCCCGGCGGTGACCGGCGGCGCCCGCGTGGTCATCTGCGCCAAGCCGGACTTTTGGGTCAACCGCGGGGCCTTCTCGCTGAGCGCGCTGGAGGTCCGCCCGGTCGGGGTCGGCGAGCTGCTGGCCCGGCTGGAACGGCTCAAGCAGGTGCTGGCCGCCGAGGGGCTGTTTCGGCCCGAGCGCAAGCGGCCGCTGCCGTTCCTGCCGGCGGTGGTCGGGCTGATCTGCGGCCGCGAGTCCGACGCCGAGCACGATGTGCTGCGCAACGCCCGGCGCCGCTGGCCGGCGGTGCGCTTTCGCATCGAGCACGCCGCGGTGCAGGGCGCCCAGGCCGTCCCCGAGGTGCTGGAGGCGCTGCGCAGGCTGGACGCCGACCCGCAGGTGGAGGTGATCGTCATCGCCCGGGGCGGCGGGTCGATGGAGGATCTGCTGCCGTTCTCCGACGAGGCGCTGGTGCGCGCGGTGGCCGCCGCCCGCACCCCGGTGGTCAGCGCGATCGGGCACGAGCAGGACAGCCCGCTGCTGGATCTGGTCGCCGACGTGCGGGCCTCCACGCCGACGGACGCCGCCAAGCACATCGTCCCGGACGTGCGCGAGCAGCTGCGGCTCATCCGGCAGCTGCGCGACCGGGGGCGGCGCTGCCTGGCCGGGCGGCTGGAGCGGGAGCTGGCCTGGCTGGAGGCGATGCGCTCGCGTCCGGCGCTGGCCGACCCGGTGCGCGAGGTGGAACGCAAGGCCGAGCAGGTGGAAGGGCTGCGCGAGCGGGCCCGCCGCGCCCTGGCGGCGTCCCTGGAGCGGGAGGCCGATCATCTGGCGCACACCCGGGCCCGGCTGCGGGCGCTGTCACCGGCCGCCACGCTGGAGCGCGGCTATGCGATCGTGCAGCGCCCGGACGGGACGGTGCTGCGGGCGGCGGCGCAGGCCGAGCCGGGCGAGGAGCTGCTGGTGCGGCTGGCCGGCGGCCGCCTGCGCGCCACCGCCGTCGGACCGGCGGATTAG
- a CDS encoding DUF4245 domain-containing protein, whose protein sequence is MTDETSQPATRPQPSAPAGAPDAPHDTAPEGRRAEGPYEVSPGVYKRLTTGLGGYALAMLTCLLLVGLVVLISPREHTENLPTVDYGVHLARLRADAPYTPYAPEGLPSTWRATSSRLSGLDGDDAEDPVAWHLGMVTPSDEYAALEQSDEQPVSEYLWRMTNSREPVGVQQVAGQTWQRYYRRDKNQRSLVRTLPGLTLVVTGTASYEELAVLAASLKPQPKDTAAPSPSAAPTSGS, encoded by the coding sequence GTGACCGACGAGACCTCGCAGCCGGCCACCCGGCCGCAGCCCTCCGCCCCGGCCGGGGCGCCGGACGCCCCCCACGACACGGCACCGGAGGGCCGGCGGGCCGAAGGGCCGTATGAGGTGAGCCCGGGGGTTTACAAGCGGCTGACCACCGGCCTGGGCGGCTACGCCCTGGCGATGCTGACCTGCCTGCTGCTGGTCGGCCTGGTCGTGCTGATCAGCCCCCGCGAGCACACCGAGAACCTCCCCACCGTCGACTACGGCGTCCACCTGGCCCGGCTGCGCGCCGACGCCCCCTACACCCCCTACGCCCCCGAAGGGCTGCCGTCCACTTGGCGGGCCACCAGCTCCCGGCTGAGCGGCCTGGACGGCGACGACGCCGAGGACCCGGTGGCCTGGCACCTGGGCATGGTGACCCCTTCGGACGAGTACGCCGCACTGGAGCAAAGCGACGAGCAGCCGGTCAGTGAGTACCTGTGGCGGATGACCAACTCCCGCGAGCCGGTCGGCGTCCAGCAGGTCGCCGGCCAGACCTGGCAGCGCTACTACCGCAGGGACAAGAATCAGCGCTCGCTGGTGCGCACCCTGCCCGGCCTCACCCTGGTGGTCACCGGCACCGCCTCCTATGAGGAACTGGCCGTGCTGGCCGCCTCCCTCAAGCCCCAGCCCAAGGACACGGCCGCCCCCTCCCCGTCGGCCGCTCCCACGAGCGGGTCCTGA
- a CDS encoding DNA recombination protein RmuC: protein MDLALLLGLVLGLALGAVAGYALATTRQAVLVARAKAAEEQLSRLEQRLSEHFESLSAKALDASNRRFLELADARLRAAGAEAAGELERRKQAVEHLVAPLRETLEKVAEQLREVETGRRESHAMLAKQVEFVRRSSEELRAETQALARALQRPEARGRWGELQLRRVVELAGMMRHCDFDEQVTGHGDDGALRPDLVVRLVGGKTIVVDAKVPLSAYLEAAATDDPKLRTARLQAHARQLRDHVDHLASKAYWRAFSPAPEFVVLFIPGEAFLAPALEHSPELLEYALSRRVHIATPTTLVSMLRTVAYAWQQEALSRNARTVFELGRQLYERLGTLGGHIDELGRSLSGAVRSYNRAVGSLESRVLVSARRMNELGLVDEPLRAPRPVTDSPRAPSAAELAAKPAAAGSSPAAGPPDDLCDGRRPAAHSPSGPVSFGKQVVPGPVGREAPPGDADGPTAVPVDERHGATAAEAAVRARANTPPADGGYGHADGASEEDR, encoded by the coding sequence ATGGATCTCGCGCTGCTGCTCGGCCTGGTCCTGGGGCTCGCCTTGGGCGCGGTGGCCGGGTACGCGCTGGCCACCACCCGCCAGGCCGTGCTGGTCGCCCGCGCCAAGGCCGCCGAAGAGCAGCTGAGCCGCCTGGAGCAGCGGCTGTCGGAGCACTTTGAAAGCCTGTCGGCCAAGGCCCTGGACGCCAGCAACCGGCGGTTCCTGGAGCTGGCCGACGCCCGGCTGCGGGCGGCCGGCGCCGAGGCGGCCGGTGAGCTGGAGCGGCGCAAGCAGGCCGTGGAGCACCTGGTGGCGCCGCTGCGGGAGACGCTGGAGAAGGTGGCCGAACAGCTGCGGGAGGTGGAGACCGGCCGCCGCGAGTCCCACGCCATGCTGGCCAAGCAGGTGGAGTTCGTGCGGCGCAGCTCCGAAGAGCTGCGGGCGGAGACCCAGGCGCTGGCGCGCGCCCTGCAGCGGCCCGAGGCCCGGGGCCGCTGGGGCGAGCTGCAGCTGCGGCGGGTGGTGGAGCTGGCCGGCATGATGCGCCACTGCGACTTCGACGAGCAGGTCACCGGCCACGGCGACGACGGCGCGCTGCGGCCGGACCTGGTGGTGCGCCTGGTCGGCGGCAAGACCATCGTGGTGGACGCCAAGGTGCCGCTGAGCGCCTACCTGGAGGCCGCCGCCACCGACGATCCGAAGCTGCGGACGGCGCGGCTGCAGGCGCACGCCCGGCAGCTGCGCGACCACGTGGACCACCTGGCCTCCAAGGCGTACTGGCGGGCCTTCAGCCCGGCGCCGGAGTTCGTGGTGCTGTTCATCCCGGGCGAGGCGTTCTTGGCGCCGGCCCTGGAGCACTCCCCCGAGCTGCTGGAGTACGCGCTCTCCCGCCGGGTGCACATCGCCACCCCCACCACCTTGGTGTCGATGCTGCGCACCGTGGCCTACGCCTGGCAGCAGGAGGCGCTGTCGCGCAACGCGCGGACGGTGTTCGAGCTGGGCCGGCAGCTGTATGAGCGGCTGGGCACGCTGGGCGGCCACATCGACGAGCTGGGACGGTCGCTGAGCGGGGCGGTCAGGTCCTACAACCGGGCGGTGGGGTCGCTGGAGAGCCGGGTGCTGGTGAGCGCCCGCCGGATGAACGAGCTGGGCCTGGTCGATGAGCCGCTTCGGGCGCCGCGGCCGGTGACCGACAGTCCCCGCGCCCCGTCGGCGGCCGAGCTTGCGGCGAAACCCGCTGCGGCAGGCTCCTCCCCCGCCGCCGGCCCGCCCGATGACCTCTGCGATGGCCGGCGTCCGGCCGCGCACTCGCCCTCCGGACCTGTAAGTTTCGGAAAACAGGTCGTCCCCGGTCCGGTCGGCCGGGAGGCGCCGCCCGGGGACGCCGACGGTCCCACCGCCGTGCCCGTCGACGAACGGCATGGCGCGACGGCCGCTGAGGCGGCGGTGCGGGCCCGGGCGAACACGCCGCCTGCGGACGGCGGGTACGGCCATGCCGATGGGGCGAGCGAGGAGGACAGATGA
- a CDS encoding alpha/beta hydrolase — MPATPRAASSRPFAAGARRRLAAAIALEPQDGPTPQARMAGRFIRMFGKSAWQYGPDGDAGLVRLQRATALLSRLQFVPPGVTITPEDIGRPSGSEWVRAGMPDERKVLLYLHGGGYFFGSPRLYRPFNWRLSAATGRPVFALDYRLAPEHTPADALQDALDAYDFLLKRGYRAEDVVVGGDSAGGHLTLALLLALKKEGRPLPRAAICLSPWADLLCTADSHRVNRHSDVLIPADKLAWLGRRFCAGKKEDDPLFSPVRGDLTGLPPLMLIASTTEILRDDSREVARRARAAGVEVVHQEWAGQAHVFPVFADYIPEGKAAFRHMAEFLRRVEG, encoded by the coding sequence ATGCCCGCCACCCCCCGGGCTGCTTCGAGCCGGCCCTTCGCGGCCGGGGCCAGGCGCCGCCTCGCCGCGGCGATCGCGCTGGAACCCCAAGACGGCCCCACCCCGCAGGCCCGCATGGCCGGGCGCTTCATCCGCATGTTCGGCAAATCGGCCTGGCAGTACGGGCCGGACGGCGACGCGGGCCTGGTGCGCCTGCAGCGGGCCACCGCCCTGCTGAGCCGGCTGCAGTTCGTCCCGCCGGGCGTGACGATCACCCCGGAGGACATCGGCCGGCCCAGCGGCAGCGAATGGGTCCGGGCGGGCATGCCCGATGAACGCAAGGTGCTGCTGTACCTGCACGGCGGTGGTTATTTCTTCGGCAGCCCGCGGCTTTACCGGCCGTTCAACTGGCGCCTGTCAGCCGCTACGGGACGTCCGGTATTCGCACTCGATTACCGGCTCGCCCCCGAGCACACCCCGGCCGACGCCCTCCAGGACGCCCTGGACGCCTACGACTTCCTCCTCAAACGCGGATATCGCGCCGAGGACGTCGTCGTGGGCGGCGATTCGGCCGGCGGGCACCTGACGCTGGCGCTGCTGCTGGCGCTGAAGAAAGAGGGCCGGCCCCTGCCCAGGGCCGCCATCTGCCTGTCCCCGTGGGCTGACCTGCTGTGCACCGCCGACTCCCACCGGGTCAACCGCCACAGCGACGTCCTCATCCCGGCGGACAAGCTCGCCTGGCTGGGCAGGCGGTTCTGCGCCGGCAAGAAGGAGGACGACCCGCTGTTCTCGCCGGTGCGCGGGGACCTGACGGGCCTGCCGCCGTTGATGCTCATCGCCAGCACCACCGAGATCCTCCGCGACGACTCCCGCGAGGTGGCCCGCCGGGCCCGCGCCGCCGGGGTCGAGGTCGTCCACCAGGAGTGGGCCGGGCAGGCGCACGTGTTCCCGGTGTTCGCCGACTACATCCCCGAGGGCAAGGCGGCCTTCCGGCACATGGCCGAGTTCCTCCGCCGCGTCGAAGGCTGA
- a CDS encoding TetR/AcrR family transcriptional regulator: MSSDIQVPPGEAGAGGTASASATSGGGADNAGRVPAQGGETPARGSDRGAATRSALLAAARDVFAECGFAQAAVTDIVARAGASVGSLYHHFNGKADLYLTLWEEFQARQQERTRQAVHAARAAGESDPMRLFIAGANAYLDGCLADRRLSRLFVRGDGPPGFERVMQKRLRKWARRNAALFHAPDGTVDEPLVTVLTGAMAAAVTEIAGEEDEQAARKTASEIMAIIETIRNPRTERS; encoded by the coding sequence ATGAGCAGCGACATCCAAGTGCCGCCCGGTGAGGCCGGAGCGGGCGGCACGGCCTCGGCGAGCGCCACCTCCGGTGGAGGGGCCGACAACGCGGGCCGGGTCCCCGCGCAGGGCGGGGAGACTCCGGCGCGGGGTTCCGACCGCGGGGCGGCCACCCGCAGCGCCCTGCTCGCCGCGGCGCGGGACGTCTTCGCCGAATGCGGGTTCGCCCAGGCCGCGGTGACCGACATCGTCGCCCGGGCGGGAGCCAGCGTCGGCAGCCTCTACCACCACTTCAACGGCAAGGCCGACCTGTACCTGACGCTGTGGGAGGAGTTCCAGGCCCGCCAGCAGGAGCGCACCCGCCAGGCCGTGCACGCCGCCCGGGCGGCCGGGGAGAGCGACCCGATGCGGCTGTTCATCGCCGGGGCCAACGCCTACCTGGACGGCTGCCTGGCCGACCGGCGGCTCTCCCGACTGTTCGTGCGCGGCGACGGCCCGCCCGGTTTTGAGCGGGTGATGCAAAAGCGGCTGCGCAAGTGGGCCCGCCGCAACGCCGCCCTCTTCCACGCGCCCGACGGGACCGTGGACGAACCGCTGGTCACCGTGCTCACCGGCGCGATGGCCGCGGCCGTCACCGAGATCGCCGGCGAAGAGGACGAGCAGGCCGCCCGCAAGACGGCCTCGGAGATCATGGCCATCATCGAGACCATCCGCAACCCCCGTACGGAGCGCTCCTGA
- a CDS encoding DUF1707 SHOCT-like domain-containing protein, producing the protein MDVSRPPIPAEPVTRVHDLRASDADRERVVQVLTEALADGRLTPEEHAERTARAYAARTLGELTGLTGDLTPPEAQPILVDDRPLQATFGSLRREGRWVMPVRLPLLALFGTVELDLREAILQRRHVVLDTLSLCGRIRLLVPEGVQVDVTGRTMLSTREVRVRPADGGPTVEISGRMILSSVKARAPKRTLRERVRGRLRRTS; encoded by the coding sequence GTGGACGTCTCCAGGCCTCCGATCCCCGCGGAACCGGTGACCCGCGTGCACGACCTGCGCGCCTCCGACGCCGATCGCGAGCGCGTGGTGCAGGTGCTCACCGAGGCGCTCGCCGACGGACGGCTCACCCCCGAAGAGCACGCCGAGCGCACCGCCCGGGCCTATGCCGCCCGCACCCTCGGCGAGCTGACCGGCCTGACCGGCGACCTCACCCCGCCGGAGGCGCAGCCCATCCTGGTCGACGACCGCCCCCTGCAGGCCACCTTCGGCTCGCTGCGCCGCGAAGGGCGCTGGGTGATGCCGGTGCGGCTGCCGCTGCTGGCCCTGTTCGGCACCGTCGAGCTCGATCTGCGCGAGGCCATCCTGCAGCGCCGCCACGTCGTGCTCGACACGCTGTCGCTGTGCGGCCGCATCCGGCTGCTGGTCCCCGAGGGCGTGCAGGTGGACGTGACCGGCCGCACCATGCTCAGCACCCGCGAGGTGCGGGTCAGGCCCGCCGACGGGGGACCCACCGTGGAGATCAGCGGGCGGATGATCCTGAGCTCGGTCAAGGCCCGCGCCCCCAAGCGCACGCTGCGCGAACGGGTGCGCGGGCGGCTGCGCCGGACGTCCTGA
- a CDS encoding exodeoxyribonuclease VII small subunit, which translates to MTDDTRPSYEQARDELAEVVRRLEAGGLTLEESLKLWERGEKLAEICQEWLEGARARLAAATAAAEDDAEPDSAPPF; encoded by the coding sequence GTGACGGACGACACCAGGCCCTCCTACGAGCAGGCCCGCGACGAACTGGCCGAGGTGGTGCGGCGGCTGGAGGCCGGCGGGCTCACCTTGGAGGAGTCGCTGAAGCTGTGGGAGCGCGGCGAAAAGCTCGCCGAGATCTGCCAGGAGTGGCTGGAGGGAGCCCGCGCCCGGCTGGCCGCCGCCACGGCCGCCGCCGAGGACGACGCCGAGCCCGACTCCGCCCCGCCGTTTTGA
- a CDS encoding 4-hydroxy-3-methylbut-2-enyl diphosphate reductase, which produces MTSTADRRVLLAKPRGYCAGVDRAVRTVEIALEKYGAPIYVRKQIVHNVHVVKTLEERGAIFVDETEEVPEGAIVIFSAHGVAPAVHEEARARNLRTIDATCPLVTKVHKEAVRFAADDYDILLIGHEGHEEVIGTSGEAPDHIRLVDGPDDVANVQVRDPDKVAWLSQTTLSVDETMATVAALRERFPNLVDPPSDDICYATQNRQTAVKQIAAQAELVIVVGSQNSSNSVRLVEVAKEYGAKAAHLVDYADQIDPAWLEGVSTVGVTSGASVPEILVRGVLDWLAERGYDRVEEIESVPESMRFALPKELRKDLRAPA; this is translated from the coding sequence ATGACCTCCACCGCCGACCGCCGTGTCCTACTCGCCAAGCCGCGTGGTTATTGCGCGGGCGTCGATCGCGCCGTTCGGACGGTGGAGATCGCCTTGGAGAAGTACGGGGCGCCGATCTACGTCCGCAAGCAGATCGTCCACAACGTCCACGTGGTCAAAACGCTGGAAGAACGCGGGGCGATCTTCGTCGACGAGACCGAAGAGGTCCCCGAGGGCGCCATCGTGATCTTCTCGGCGCACGGGGTGGCCCCGGCGGTGCACGAGGAGGCGCGGGCCCGCAACCTGCGCACCATCGACGCGACCTGCCCGCTGGTCACCAAGGTGCACAAGGAGGCGGTGCGGTTCGCCGCCGACGACTACGACATCCTGCTGATCGGCCACGAGGGGCATGAGGAGGTCATCGGCACCTCCGGCGAGGCCCCCGACCACATCCGCCTGGTCGACGGCCCGGACGATGTGGCCAACGTGCAGGTTCGCGACCCGGACAAGGTGGCCTGGCTGTCGCAGACCACGCTGTCGGTGGACGAGACGATGGCCACGGTGGCGGCGCTGCGCGAACGCTTCCCCAATCTGGTCGACCCGCCGTCGGACGACATCTGCTACGCCACCCAGAACCGGCAGACCGCGGTCAAGCAGATCGCCGCGCAGGCCGAGCTGGTCATCGTGGTCGGCTCGCAGAACTCCTCCAACTCGGTGCGGCTGGTGGAGGTGGCCAAGGAGTACGGCGCCAAGGCGGCCCATCTGGTGGACTACGCCGACCAGATCGACCCGGCCTGGCTGGAGGGCGTCTCCACGGTCGGGGTGACCAGCGGCGCCTCGGTGCCGGAGATCCTGGTCCGCGGCGTGCTGGACTGGCTGGCCGAGCGCGGCTACGACCGGGTCGAGGAGATCGAGTCGGTGCCCGAGAGCATGCGCTTCGCCCTGCCCAAGGAACTGCGCAAGGACCTGCGCGCCCCCGCCTGA
- a CDS encoding MFS transporter translates to MSPRDRQARLSAYAAFAVQGLCFASLVTRVPRVQDAHGMSDGTLAVVLLLVPVIAGVGSVAAGALFARFGSAPVLRWAQPGVCLAVTMIGLTGGRMPLLYAAVALFGLFVGAVDAAMNAQAVAVERRYGVSLLTGFYAVWSVAGIAGGLWVALANRLELGLAAGFAIPAALGAAVSLLTGPRLLRRGEEGTGPGAAELKAAARRVPWRPVLVVGAAMGIFYLADAAISNYSAKYLEDELGAAGYAVPLGYVAYQIAMVASRAAADLGVRRWGGVRVVRLGGLAGLAGMIGVVAAPGAAAAIAAFAVAGLGLAVVAPVAFSAAGRVDPTGLGVAVARLNVFNYVGFVLGAALMGAIAPLSATDGLRVAFAAPAVLVALIVALAGGFAPEPVGAARPAAATA, encoded by the coding sequence ATGAGCCCGCGGGACCGCCAGGCGCGCCTGTCGGCGTACGCCGCCTTCGCCGTCCAAGGGCTGTGCTTTGCCTCCCTGGTGACCCGGGTGCCGCGGGTGCAGGACGCCCATGGCATGAGCGACGGGACGCTGGCGGTGGTGCTGCTGCTCGTCCCGGTCATCGCCGGGGTGGGCAGCGTGGCCGCCGGCGCCCTGTTCGCCCGCTTCGGCAGCGCCCCGGTGCTGCGGTGGGCGCAGCCGGGGGTGTGCCTGGCCGTCACGATGATCGGGCTGACCGGCGGGCGGATGCCGCTGCTGTATGCGGCGGTGGCGCTGTTCGGGCTGTTCGTCGGCGCGGTGGACGCGGCCATGAACGCCCAGGCGGTGGCGGTCGAGCGCCGCTACGGCGTCAGTTTGCTGACCGGTTTTTACGCGGTGTGGAGCGTGGCCGGGATCGCCGGCGGGCTGTGGGTGGCGCTGGCCAACCGGCTGGAGCTGGGCCTGGCGGCGGGCTTTGCCATCCCGGCCGCGCTGGGCGCGGCCGTCTCGCTGCTCACCGGGCCGCGCCTGCTGCGCCGCGGCGAGGAGGGAACGGGCCCCGGCGCCGCGGAGCTGAAGGCCGCGGCCCGGCGGGTGCCCTGGCGTCCCGTCCTGGTCGTGGGCGCGGCCATGGGGATCTTCTACCTGGCCGACGCGGCGATCTCCAACTACAGCGCCAAGTACCTGGAGGACGAGCTGGGCGCCGCCGGGTATGCGGTCCCGCTGGGCTATGTGGCCTACCAGATCGCCATGGTCGCCAGCAGGGCCGCCGCCGACCTGGGGGTGCGCCGGTGGGGCGGGGTGCGGGTGGTCAGGCTCGGCGGGCTGGCCGGGCTGGCCGGGATGATCGGCGTGGTGGCCGCTCCGGGCGCCGCGGCCGCCATCGCCGCGTTCGCCGTGGCCGGGCTGGGGCTGGCGGTGGTGGCGCCGGTGGCGTTCTCGGCCGCCGGGCGGGTCGACCCGACCGGGCTGGGGGTGGCCGTGGCGCGGCTGAACGTCTTCAACTACGTGGGGTTCGTGCTGGGCGCGGCCCTGATGGGGGCGATCGCCCCGCTCAGCGCCACCGACGGGCTGCGAGTGGCCTTCGCGGCGCCCGCCGTGCTGGTCGCCCTCATAGTCGCGCTGGCCGGGGGATTCGCCCCGGAACCGGTGGGCGCGGCGCGTCCGGCCGCCGCGACCGCTTGA